In one window of Lewinella sp. 4G2 DNA:
- the topA gene encoding type I DNA topoisomerase produces the protein MAKNLLIVESPAKAKTIEKILGKDFTVQSSFGHIRDLDKGDGAVDIARGFKPKYVVSPDKRKQVQKLKTAMNKADTVWLATDEDREGEAISWHLCEVLKLPVDTTKRIVFREITPPAIKAAISNPRLVDINLVNAQQARRILDRLVGYELSGVLWKKVKFGLSAGRVQSVTVKLVVEREREIMDFTAEPFFRVNAIFDVRNEQGRTVKLKAESPTRYNDREGAEKFLSQCAGADFSIKNIDVKPTKRRPAAPFTTSTLQQEASRKLYMNPENTMRAAQRLYEAGLITYMRTDSISLSETAMTAIEKEIKSAFGNNYSQPRRHKSKKKDAQEAHEAIRPTYIDRHTVNVGDRYEQRLYELIWKRTIASQMSDAQLEKTTVEIGVSTVPDAKLKAQGEVLKFDGFLKVYLEGQDDDDDDKDDSGILPPLSVGQPLPLAEMTATQRFTRPPSRYTQASLIKKLEELGIGRPSTYAPTVSKIMDPKRGYVTSETREGTERKYEVMTLKNGTVSSETKTEMTGAVKNRLFASDMGMAISDFLDQNFEEVMNYDFTAEVEEKFDRIAEGRVTWTQMLSDFYHPFHEKVEDTTENAERVSGERILGQHPETGRTVLVRLSRNGPVIQLGSPDELLPDEKPRYANLPLGMSMEQIDLETALPLFTLPKVLGEIDGQETAVGIGRYGPYVRWGETFVSLEKGEDPHSVDLNRAKELVAAKKKADAPVMTFQELPVQRGSGRFGPFLKWNGMFINIPKRYNPDNLSKDDMVELIQAKIEKEANRYIQRFPEEKIDVEQGRWGPFIRFKKKSIKIPKNKKGERMTREEAAELPLEKIKKLITAEMPTAFKTKKKAAPKKKAPAKKKAAPKK, from the coding sequence ATGGCAAAAAACTTACTGATCGTCGAGTCCCCGGCGAAAGCAAAAACGATTGAAAAAATACTGGGTAAGGACTTCACCGTACAGAGTTCCTTCGGCCACATTCGCGATCTGGATAAGGGAGATGGCGCCGTGGACATTGCCCGCGGATTCAAGCCTAAATACGTCGTCTCCCCGGATAAGCGCAAGCAAGTCCAGAAGCTTAAAACAGCCATGAACAAGGCTGATACCGTTTGGCTCGCGACGGATGAAGACCGCGAAGGGGAAGCCATTTCCTGGCACCTTTGCGAAGTCCTAAAACTACCGGTGGACACCACGAAACGAATCGTATTCCGGGAGATCACCCCTCCCGCCATCAAGGCCGCGATCAGTAATCCCCGATTGGTGGACATCAACCTCGTCAACGCCCAGCAGGCGCGGCGAATTCTGGACCGCCTCGTGGGTTACGAACTCTCGGGCGTACTCTGGAAGAAGGTAAAATTTGGTCTGAGCGCCGGCCGCGTGCAGTCCGTCACCGTAAAACTCGTCGTCGAGCGGGAGCGGGAGATCATGGACTTCACGGCCGAACCTTTCTTCCGCGTCAACGCCATCTTCGACGTCCGCAACGAGCAGGGCCGCACGGTAAAACTCAAGGCCGAAAGCCCTACCCGTTACAATGACCGGGAGGGAGCCGAGAAATTCCTCAGCCAGTGCGCCGGAGCGGACTTTTCCATCAAGAACATTGACGTCAAGCCCACCAAACGTCGCCCCGCCGCGCCGTTTACGACGTCCACCCTCCAACAGGAGGCCAGCCGGAAGCTCTACATGAACCCGGAGAACACGATGCGGGCCGCTCAGCGCCTGTACGAAGCCGGTCTCATTACCTACATGCGTACCGATAGTATCAGCCTTTCAGAAACGGCAATGACCGCCATTGAAAAGGAGATCAAGTCCGCCTTCGGCAATAACTACAGCCAGCCGCGACGCCACAAGAGTAAAAAGAAGGACGCGCAAGAGGCCCACGAAGCCATTCGCCCCACTTACATCGATCGCCACACCGTGAACGTGGGCGACCGTTACGAACAACGCCTCTATGAACTCATCTGGAAGCGCACCATCGCCAGCCAGATGTCGGACGCGCAGTTGGAGAAAACTACCGTTGAGATTGGCGTTTCCACCGTTCCCGACGCCAAGCTGAAGGCGCAGGGTGAAGTCCTCAAGTTTGACGGCTTCCTCAAGGTTTACCTGGAGGGGCAGGACGACGACGATGATGATAAGGACGACTCCGGCATCCTCCCTCCCCTTTCCGTCGGCCAACCACTACCGTTGGCGGAGATGACGGCGACCCAGCGCTTTACGCGCCCGCCGAGCCGTTACACCCAGGCTAGCCTCATCAAGAAGTTGGAGGAGTTAGGCATTGGCCGCCCTTCCACCTACGCTCCGACGGTAAGTAAGATCATGGACCCCAAGCGCGGGTACGTCACCAGCGAAACCCGGGAGGGTACCGAGCGCAAGTACGAGGTGATGACCCTGAAGAATGGTACCGTCAGCTCCGAGACCAAGACGGAAATGACGGGCGCGGTCAAGAACCGCCTCTTCGCCTCCGACATGGGGATGGCCATCTCGGATTTCCTCGACCAAAACTTCGAGGAAGTGATGAACTACGACTTTACCGCCGAGGTGGAGGAGAAGTTTGACCGCATCGCCGAAGGCCGCGTGACCTGGACGCAGATGCTCTCCGATTTCTACCACCCCTTCCACGAAAAGGTGGAGGACACGACGGAGAACGCCGAACGCGTATCCGGAGAACGCATATTGGGCCAGCACCCCGAAACGGGCCGGACCGTATTAGTACGTCTCAGCCGAAATGGCCCCGTTATCCAACTGGGTTCACCCGATGAGTTATTGCCCGACGAAAAGCCGCGCTACGCCAACCTCCCCCTGGGAATGAGCATGGAGCAGATCGACCTGGAAACGGCGCTGCCGCTCTTCACCCTGCCCAAAGTGCTGGGTGAGATCGACGGCCAGGAAACCGCCGTTGGGATTGGCCGTTACGGACCGTACGTCCGTTGGGGCGAGACCTTCGTCAGCCTCGAAAAAGGGGAAGACCCGCATAGCGTCGACCTTAACCGCGCCAAGGAATTGGTCGCAGCTAAAAAGAAAGCGGACGCTCCGGTGATGACCTTCCAGGAACTTCCCGTACAGCGGGGTTCCGGCCGTTTCGGCCCCTTCCTGAAGTGGAATGGCATGTTCATCAACATCCCCAAACGTTACAATCCGGACAACCTGAGTAAGGACGACATGGTCGAACTGATCCAGGCCAAGATTGAGAAGGAGGCCAACCGCTACATCCAGCGCTTCCCCGAAGAGAAAATCGACGTGGAGCAAGGGCGCTGGGGGCCATTCATCCGCTTTAAAAAGAAGAGCATCAAGATTCCCAAGAATAAGAAAGGGGAACGGATGACGCGCGAAGAAGCCGCTGAGCTGCCGCTGGAGAAGATCAAGAAATTGATCACTGCGGAAATGCCAACGGCTTTCAAGACCAAGAAGAAGGCGGCTCCCAAAAAGAAGGCCCCCGCAAAGAAGAAAGCCGCACCAAAAAAGTAG
- a CDS encoding DUF3467 domain-containing protein: MADEKKPAQPQNQLNIELPEDIAEGVYSNLAIIAHSNSEFVVDFVRIVPNAPKAKVKSRVILTPEHAKRLVSALADNIKKYEAQFGSISSKKGGNDNGPQFPPMSFTPTAQA, translated from the coding sequence ATGGCCGACGAGAAGAAACCAGCTCAGCCCCAGAACCAACTCAACATTGAACTGCCCGAGGACATTGCCGAAGGCGTGTACAGCAACCTGGCCATCATTGCGCACAGTAACAGTGAATTCGTGGTCGACTTCGTCCGCATCGTACCCAACGCCCCCAAGGCCAAGGTGAAGAGCCGGGTGATCTTGACGCCGGAACACGCTAAACGCTTAGTCTCCGCGCTTGCGGACAACATCAAGAAGTACGAAGCGCAGTTCGGAAGCATATCCTCCAAAAAGGGTGGCAACGATAACGGCCCTCAGTTCCCGCCCATGAGTTTTACGCCAACGGCACAAGCCTAA
- a CDS encoding HNH endonuclease: MPNLPKPKRPAYLPAPAPRKRSPAQMEAAKFYNCQRWRSTTKRYRAANPLCEACAHVDELEPAAVTDHVVPISAGGSPYEVDNFMPLCHRHHNRKRAYELRGYVTSTVQGLDGLLPADRAAVLDKLEPRRS; the protein is encoded by the coding sequence ATGCCTAACCTACCCAAACCCAAACGCCCCGCCTACCTACCCGCCCCCGCCCCCCGCAAGCGTAGCCCGGCGCAAATGGAGGCCGCCAAGTTCTACAACTGCCAACGGTGGCGAAGTACTACAAAGCGATACCGCGCCGCCAATCCTTTGTGTGAGGCTTGCGCGCACGTTGACGAACTGGAACCGGCCGCAGTAACGGACCACGTGGTACCTATAAGCGCCGGAGGCAGTCCGTACGAAGTGGACAACTTTATGCCCCTTTGCCACCGTCACCACAACCGTAAGCGAGCGTACGAACTACGGGGCTACGTAACGTCAACCGTGCAAGGTTTGGACGGCCTACTACCTGCGGACCGCGCCGCCGTGCTGGATAAGTTGGAGCCGCGCCGCAGCTGA
- a CDS encoding NADPH-dependent FMN reductase produces MITVISGTNRKDSVTLAYAQHYVEALRAAGEGAQLLDLSEVSLAGLQREMYSPDTMDAAWRTLQETYILGAQKMVFISPEYNGSYPGVLKLFIDGISVNNYKQNFSGKIVALVGISSGRAGNLRGMDHLGDCLAHMGAWVLPNRTPVSLADQHLEDRILTDAPTVEELKKQIQQLITA; encoded by the coding sequence ATGATCACCGTAATTTCCGGAACCAACCGTAAGGATAGTGTGACCCTGGCGTACGCTCAGCATTACGTGGAGGCGCTGCGCGCTGCGGGTGAAGGAGCACAATTGTTGGACCTCAGTGAAGTATCCCTCGCTGGCTTGCAACGGGAAATGTACTCGCCTGACACCATGGACGCTGCATGGCGTACGCTACAAGAGACCTATATATTAGGTGCTCAAAAGATGGTCTTTATTTCTCCGGAATACAATGGAAGCTACCCCGGCGTACTAAAGCTTTTTATTGACGGCATTAGCGTGAATAATTACAAGCAAAACTTCAGTGGTAAGATCGTCGCGTTGGTGGGCATTTCCTCCGGCCGGGCGGGTAATTTACGGGGGATGGACCACCTCGGCGACTGCCTCGCCCACATGGGTGCCTGGGTGCTTCCGAACCGAACGCCGGTCAGCCTGGCGGACCAGCATTTGGAGGACCGAATCCTCACCGATGCCCCCACCGTTGAGGAGCTAAAAAAACAAATCCAACAACTTATTACCGCGTAA